A genomic segment from Methanoplanus limicola DSM 2279 encodes:
- a CDS encoding ribonucleotide reductase N-terminal alpha domain-containing protein, with the protein MVFILRSYDEISGDLLRARYLLPGESGYCDMCRRVAGYIGACDEEKNEFEEIMLSKKFLPNSPTLMNAGSGKGQLSACFVLPVGDSIREIFETLKNSAIIHKSGGGTGFNFSSIRPSGSQAGFPGGKASGPVSFIKIFDSATGVIKQGGRRRGANIGILDVDHPDIIPFINSKRAEGRLRNFNISVMADDSFMRSPDDGILEIIAGNIIRNGEPGILFRDTVNRKNKVPGLGVIDAVNPCGEEPLLPFESCNLGSLNLSEFVSSGEFRYDLLKKSVRTAVCFLDNVIDKNRYPLKEIEDATLKTRKIGLGVMGFHDMLIKLGIPYESPGALQAAGGIMSLIESESVGESRIIAEEKGAFPAIGGSIWEFPVRNATTTAIAPTGSISLIAGCSSGIEPLFGLAYLRRHLASREYFIVHPLFSKALDSGFLKDKSGIISEAYSKGSISGLESLPEDFRALFKVADEIGWKAHIDMQAVFQDHVHAAVSKTVMLPEHSGTDDVIDAIYYGWRKGLKGLTFYRNKSRRDAVMTTGDGCVILPCRSGFCA; encoded by the coding sequence GTGGTTTTTATTCTCCGGTCATATGATGAAATATCAGGAGATCTCCTCAGGGCACGCTATCTCCTGCCCGGCGAGTCCGGATACTGTGATATGTGCAGGCGTGTGGCCGGATATATCGGGGCGTGTGATGAGGAGAAGAATGAATTTGAAGAGATAATGCTCTCTAAAAAATTCCTGCCAAACTCTCCGACTCTCATGAATGCAGGCTCTGGTAAAGGGCAGTTGTCAGCCTGCTTTGTCCTTCCGGTAGGGGACAGCATAAGGGAGATATTTGAAACCCTGAAAAATTCCGCTATTATTCATAAAAGCGGCGGCGGCACCGGTTTTAATTTCTCATCCATAAGACCGTCAGGTTCTCAGGCCGGATTTCCGGGCGGTAAAGCCTCAGGGCCTGTATCATTCATAAAGATTTTTGATTCTGCCACAGGTGTTATTAAACAGGGCGGGCGCAGAAGAGGTGCAAACATCGGTATTCTGGATGTTGACCATCCTGATATTATTCCGTTCATAAATTCCAAGAGGGCGGAAGGCCGTCTTAGAAATTTCAATATCTCCGTAATGGCCGATGACAGTTTCATGAGATCGCCGGATGATGGTATCCTTGAAATTATAGCCGGAAATATCATCAGAAACGGAGAACCGGGCATCCTCTTCCGGGATACAGTCAACCGGAAGAATAAAGTGCCCGGACTTGGCGTGATTGACGCGGTAAACCCCTGCGGTGAAGAGCCTCTTCTTCCGTTTGAGAGCTGCAACCTTGGCAGCCTCAACCTCTCCGAATTTGTATCGTCCGGAGAATTCCGGTATGACCTCTTAAAAAAATCTGTCAGGACTGCCGTTTGTTTTCTTGACAATGTCATTGATAAAAACCGTTATCCGTTAAAAGAGATTGAAGATGCAACCCTTAAGACGAGAAAGATCGGTCTTGGGGTTATGGGATTTCATGACATGCTGATAAAACTCGGCATTCCGTATGAGAGTCCCGGAGCACTCCAGGCGGCAGGGGGTATAATGTCGCTTATTGAATCTGAATCTGTCGGGGAGAGCAGAATTATTGCAGAAGAAAAAGGGGCATTTCCCGCAATTGGGGGGAGTATCTGGGAGTTTCCGGTGAGAAACGCAACGACAACGGCAATTGCGCCCACTGGTTCTATAAGCCTTATTGCCGGATGTTCGTCCGGAATTGAACCGTTATTCGGCCTGGCTTACCTGAGAAGGCATCTTGCCTCCCGTGAATATTTTATTGTTCATCCTCTCTTCTCAAAGGCTCTTGATTCCGGGTTTCTAAAGGATAAATCCGGAATTATATCTGAGGCTTACAGTAAAGGGTCTATTTCCGGGCTTGAAAGCCTCCCTGAAGATTTCAGGGCACTCTTTAAGGTGGCAGATGAGATCGGCTGGAAGGCACATATCGATATGCAGGCGGTTTTTCAGGACCATGTACATGCCGCAGTAAGCAAGACGGTCATGCTTCCTGAACACTCCGGCACTGACGATGTCATTGATGCAATCTATTACGGGTGGAGAAAAGGTCTGAAAGGTCTGACTTTCTACCGCAATAAGAGCAGAAGAGATGCTGTGATGACTACAGGGGATGGATGCGTGATTCTTCCGTGCCGCAGCGGATTTTGTGCCTAA